GGTTATGCATTTGAACCCAAAAAGGTTCAAACTTAAATTGTATTGCACCAATTGGAACATCTTCATCCACTTCTTGTAAAGACAACAACTTTCTGTCAAAAGACCAAGGTCGACCCGCAAGAACTCTTTCCTTATCAGGTAAACTTTGAAACTCAATTAAGAACATGTGATCTCCCATTTCCTTAAACTTCACCCAGTCTTCCAGCCTCCATACTTGTGACATAGTTATTCTAAAAGCTTG
Above is a genomic segment from Juglans microcarpa x Juglans regia isolate MS1-56 chromosome 1D, Jm3101_v1.0, whole genome shotgun sequence containing:
- the LOC121246495 gene encoding uncharacterized protein LOC121246495, giving the protein MEEEELAKRWERLNLSREDSDVFPVSTEVMKDMEDRGKLRIIGGVMTDKGINHQAFRITMSQVWRLEDWVKFKEMGDHMFLIEFQSLPDKERVLAGRPWSFDRKLLSLQEVDEDVPIGAIQFKFEPFWVQMHNLPMSVMNEEMREQFGSLIGKVIRVMRI